A portion of the Pseudoxanthomonas sp. JBR18 genome contains these proteins:
- a CDS encoding enoyl-CoA hydratase, whose protein sequence is MSWRTASHTGLKAEADGHVAIVTLSNPPANTWTVHSLAALRDLVAALNADREIYALVVTGEGEKFFSAGADLKQFANGDKAHAREAARRFGEAFEALAAFRGVSIAAINGYAMGGGLECALACDLRIAEDHAQLALPEAAVGLLPCAGGTQALPRLVGEGWAKRMILLGERVDAATALRIGLVEDVVPKGEGLARALAWAHRAGKQSPTSVAACKTLVQATRSGSFAAALVAEREAFVDLFDTADQVEGVSAFLEKRAPQWSNA, encoded by the coding sequence ATGAGCTGGCGCACCGCATCGCACACCGGTCTGAAGGCCGAGGCCGACGGCCACGTCGCCATCGTCACCTTGTCCAATCCGCCGGCCAACACGTGGACCGTGCACAGCCTGGCCGCGCTGCGTGACCTGGTCGCCGCCCTCAACGCCGATCGCGAGATCTACGCGCTGGTCGTCACCGGCGAGGGCGAGAAGTTTTTCTCGGCCGGGGCGGACCTCAAGCAGTTCGCCAATGGCGACAAGGCCCATGCACGCGAAGCGGCGCGCCGCTTTGGCGAGGCCTTCGAAGCGCTGGCGGCCTTCCGCGGTGTGTCCATCGCCGCGATCAATGGCTACGCCATGGGCGGCGGTCTGGAATGCGCGCTGGCTTGTGATCTGCGCATCGCCGAGGACCATGCACAACTGGCCCTGCCCGAAGCGGCCGTCGGCCTGCTGCCGTGTGCGGGAGGCACACAGGCGCTGCCGCGGCTGGTCGGGGAAGGCTGGGCCAAGCGCATGATCCTGCTGGGCGAGCGTGTCGATGCGGCCACCGCGCTGCGTATCGGGCTGGTCGAGGACGTGGTGCCGAAGGGAGAGGGCTTGGCGCGTGCGCTCGCATGGGCGCATCGGGCGGGCAAACAAAGCCCGACCAGCGTGGCCGCGTGCAAGACGCTGGTGCAGGCCACGCGCAGCGGCAGCTTTGCCGCCGCATTGGTGGCCGAGCGCGAGGCCTTCGTCGACTTGTTCGATACCGCCGACCAGGTCGAAGGCGTGTCCGCTTTTTTGGAAAAGCGCGCGCCGCAATGGAGCAACGCATGA
- a CDS encoding DUF4124 domain-containing protein, with protein sequence MKQHLLLPLSFALACALSSAPALADQVKVYRCQGADGAVALRDTPCKPGQRQEVIEMTRPTDPPASPPGATAPAPTSAAPAPPPPREVVVYRTPPRPMYECTTEEGETYTSDNGDGNPRLVPLWSLGYRDRHSRGGLVPIGNTWIHDSCHQLPQAEVCARLRDRRYEIQRAYHSALQSERHALDKEQRGLDARLDNDCGAD encoded by the coding sequence ATGAAGCAACACCTCCTCCTGCCCCTGTCGTTCGCCCTGGCTTGCGCGCTGTCGTCAGCGCCTGCCCTCGCCGATCAGGTCAAGGTCTATCGCTGCCAGGGCGCCGACGGCGCGGTGGCGCTGCGCGACACGCCCTGCAAGCCGGGGCAGCGTCAGGAGGTGATCGAGATGACGCGCCCCACCGATCCGCCTGCGTCGCCACCTGGCGCCACCGCGCCGGCACCGACGTCGGCGGCGCCTGCCCCGCCGCCGCCTCGCGAGGTGGTGGTCTATCGCACGCCGCCGCGCCCGATGTACGAATGCACCACCGAAGAAGGCGAGACCTACACCAGCGACAACGGCGACGGCAATCCGCGCCTGGTGCCACTGTGGTCGCTAGGCTATCGCGACCGGCACTCACGCGGCGGCCTGGTGCCGATCGGCAATACCTGGATCCACGACAGCTGCCATCAGCTGCCGCAGGCCGAGGTCTGCGCGCGCCTGCGCGACCGTCGCTACGAGATCCAGCGCGCGTACCACAGTGCATTGCAGAGCGAGCGCCACGCCCTGGACAAGGAACAACGCGGGCTGGACGCACGCCTGGATAACGATTGCGGAGCTGACTGA
- the mmsB gene encoding 3-hydroxyisobutyrate dehydrogenase: protein MSHIAFIGLGNMGGPMAANLVKAGHALRVFDLVPAALEAAVAAGAHAGTSATDTLEGAEVVISMLPASRHVEGLYLGEDGILDKIPAGALVIDCSTIAPATARTVGQAAAARGLAMLDAPVSGGTAGAQAGTLTFIVGGEADALARARDVLQAMGKNIFHVGASGAGQVAKLCNNMALGVIMAVTGEAIGLGVAHGLDPKVLSQMMAVSTGRSWATEVCNPWPGVLENAPASRGYSGGFGNDLMLKDLGLAVEAAMGVGATIPLGELARNLYAMNKQAGRGGLDFSSVVQLVSDKAV from the coding sequence ATGAGTCATATCGCCTTTATCGGTCTGGGCAACATGGGCGGGCCGATGGCCGCCAACCTGGTCAAGGCCGGCCACGCGCTGCGCGTGTTCGACCTGGTGCCTGCTGCGCTGGAAGCCGCCGTGGCCGCCGGTGCGCACGCCGGGACCTCGGCCACCGACACCCTGGAAGGCGCCGAGGTGGTGATCTCGATGCTCCCGGCCAGCCGTCACGTCGAGGGCCTGTACCTGGGCGAGGACGGGATCCTCGACAAGATCCCCGCCGGCGCGCTGGTGATCGACTGCAGCACGATCGCGCCGGCCACCGCACGCACGGTGGGCCAGGCCGCCGCCGCGCGTGGGCTGGCGATGCTCGATGCCCCGGTCTCCGGCGGGACCGCCGGCGCGCAGGCCGGCACGCTGACCTTCATCGTCGGCGGCGAGGCCGATGCGCTGGCGCGCGCCCGAGACGTGCTGCAGGCCATGGGCAAGAACATCTTCCACGTCGGTGCCAGTGGCGCCGGCCAGGTCGCCAAGCTGTGCAACAACATGGCCCTGGGCGTGATCATGGCGGTGACCGGCGAGGCCATCGGCCTGGGCGTGGCCCATGGGCTGGACCCGAAGGTGCTCTCGCAGATGATGGCGGTCAGCACCGGGCGCAGTTGGGCCACCGAGGTGTGCAACCCCTGGCCGGGCGTGCTGGAGAATGCCCCGGCTTCGCGCGGCTACAGCGGCGGCTTTGGCAACGACCTGATGCTCAAGGACCTGGGCCTGGCCGTGGAGGCGGCGATGGGCGTGGGCGCGACCATCCCGCTGGGCGAACTGGCGCGCAACCTCTACGCCATGAACAAGCAGGCCGGGCGCGGCGGGCTGGACTTCTCCAGCGTGGTGCAGCTGGTCAGCGACAAGGCCGTCTGA
- a CDS encoding enoyl-CoA hydratase/isomerase family protein → MNMAQTPLEVPVLFEERTGVDGKRIGIATLNVPRTLNGLSLEMTRLLDARLRAWADDAAIACVVLQGAGGKALCAGGDLHGLYRSMRAYRDSGSDDITANTYASAFFEEEYRLDYLIHTYPKPLLCWGHGIVMGGGIGLMSGASHRVVTERSKLAMPEITVGLFPDVGGSWLLSRVPRGAGLFLALTGAPLNASDAIYAGLADVCIESGQHDALLEALAALPWRGEAQADRAALSALLKGMAMKTAGGPLQTHAALIEGLVAGQTLEAVVEAINAAQSDDDPWLQTAQATLAAGAPGSERLAWELQRRAASLSLADTFRLECVVALHVAAHGDFAEGIRALLIDKDRKPRWKPATLAHADARWAEAFLVSPWPTDAHPLADLA, encoded by the coding sequence ATGAACATGGCGCAGACCCCGCTCGAAGTCCCGGTGCTGTTCGAAGAACGCACCGGCGTGGACGGCAAGCGCATCGGCATCGCCACGCTCAACGTCCCCAGGACGCTCAACGGCCTGTCGCTGGAGATGACGCGCCTGCTGGACGCGCGGCTGCGCGCCTGGGCCGACGATGCGGCCATCGCCTGCGTGGTGTTGCAGGGCGCGGGCGGCAAGGCGCTCTGCGCCGGTGGCGACCTGCATGGGCTGTATCGCAGCATGCGTGCGTATCGCGACAGCGGCAGCGACGACATCACCGCCAACACGTACGCGAGTGCGTTCTTCGAGGAGGAGTACCGCCTCGACTACTTGATCCATACCTATCCCAAGCCGCTGCTGTGTTGGGGCCATGGCATCGTGATGGGCGGCGGCATCGGCCTGATGTCGGGTGCCAGCCACCGCGTGGTCACCGAGCGCTCCAAGCTGGCGATGCCGGAGATCACCGTGGGTCTGTTTCCCGATGTCGGCGGAAGCTGGCTGCTGTCGCGCGTGCCGCGCGGCGCGGGACTGTTCCTGGCGCTCACCGGCGCACCGCTCAATGCCAGCGATGCCATCTATGCGGGCCTGGCCGATGTCTGTATCGAGAGCGGCCAGCATGACGCGCTACTGGAAGCGCTGGCGGCCCTGCCTTGGCGTGGTGAGGCGCAGGCCGATCGCGCCGCGCTGTCCGCCCTGCTCAAGGGCATGGCGATGAAGACCGCGGGCGGCCCGCTGCAGACGCACGCGGCCCTGATCGAAGGCCTTGTCGCGGGGCAGACGCTGGAAGCCGTCGTCGAGGCGATCAACGCCGCGCAGAGCGACGATGATCCGTGGCTGCAGACCGCGCAGGCTACGCTGGCCGCCGGTGCCCCGGGATCGGAGCGGCTGGCGTGGGAGCTGCAGCGCCGCGCGGCCTCGCTGTCGCTGGCCGACACCTTTCGCCTGGAATGCGTCGTCGCCCTGCATGTGGCCGCGCATGGCGACTTCGCCGAAGGCATCCGCGCGCTGCTGATCGACAAGGATCGCAAGCCGCGTTGGAAGCCGGCGACGCTGGCGCATGCCGATGCACGCTGGGCGGAGGCCTTCCTCGTTTCGCCTTGGCCGACCGATGCGCACCCGCTCGCCGACCTGGCTTGA
- a CDS encoding Sua5/YciO/YrdC/YwlC family protein, with the protein MSAPTLSLQDAVTLLHHGGVLAYPTEGVWGLGCDPMSQAAVDKLLAIKARPVDKGLILIASDAAQLAPVLDWSTVPQPRIAEVMASWPGPNTWIVPASAQAPAWVTGAHAGIAVRVTNHPLVIALCDAFGGPLVSTSANLSGRPSVTTFEDLDPELLPRLDGVLPGVTGGLTRPSVIRDAVTGHVLRA; encoded by the coding sequence GTGAGTGCCCCGACCCTGTCGCTCCAGGATGCCGTCACGCTGCTGCACCACGGCGGCGTGCTGGCCTATCCGACCGAGGGCGTCTGGGGCCTGGGCTGCGACCCGATGTCGCAGGCGGCGGTCGACAAGCTGCTGGCGATCAAGGCGCGACCGGTCGACAAGGGCCTGATCCTGATCGCCAGCGATGCTGCCCAACTGGCCCCGGTCCTGGACTGGAGCACGGTGCCTCAGCCGCGCATCGCCGAGGTCATGGCGAGCTGGCCGGGTCCCAATACCTGGATCGTGCCGGCCTCGGCCCAGGCCCCGGCCTGGGTGACCGGTGCCCACGCCGGCATCGCCGTCCGCGTCACCAACCATCCCTTGGTCATCGCGCTGTGCGACGCGTTCGGCGGCCCCCTGGTTTCCACCAGCGCCAACCTGAGCGGACGCCCATCGGTGACGACGTTCGAAGACCTGGACCCCGAGCTGTTGCCGCGCCTGGATGGTGTCCTGCCTGGCGTGACCGGTGGCCTGACCCGGCCCAGTGTCATCCGCGACGCGGTCACTGGGCACGTGCTGCGGGCCTGA
- a CDS encoding DUF4124 domain-containing protein: protein MLFKPWATATLLLASLSCAGGAFAQTTIYKCTDAKGELTIQNTPCPDGSRQDKREVKDVATQPLPPALSAPTPRQATPAKDPAPVPSTPPPPLHLSADDPTPAAPPAPSGPATVIYRCTDPQGATTVQNNPCPAGSKSDKRAVQGVAAMPLPSPGRPTAPVASARPVPPPADASPSAAVPAADDAPVQTIQTINGMTLIEDPSLHKDDAAADALAGRGPSSSGNDDDGAPAPDALPPPILFKCTTYDRGTYLTEQAEPQSRCAPLKTVGLDGNAFAGSGKACEVIHDVCARVTDQALCPAWKKRLGEAEVAWRYARPQDQASRKADYDRVRRIVQETCKP, encoded by the coding sequence ATGCTGTTCAAGCCCTGGGCCACGGCCACCCTGCTGCTGGCCAGCCTGTCGTGCGCCGGCGGCGCGTTTGCACAGACGACGATCTACAAGTGCACCGACGCAAAGGGCGAGCTGACCATCCAGAACACGCCGTGTCCGGACGGCAGCCGGCAGGACAAGCGCGAGGTGAAGGATGTCGCGACCCAGCCCCTGCCTCCGGCGCTGAGTGCGCCCACACCCAGGCAGGCCACGCCGGCAAAAGATCCGGCACCCGTGCCCAGCACGCCGCCACCGCCCTTGCACCTGAGTGCGGACGATCCCACGCCCGCCGCGCCGCCTGCGCCTAGCGGGCCGGCGACCGTGATCTACCGCTGCACCGATCCCCAGGGCGCCACGACCGTGCAGAACAACCCCTGCCCGGCCGGCAGCAAGAGCGACAAGCGCGCCGTCCAGGGCGTGGCGGCCATGCCCCTGCCCTCGCCCGGACGCCCCACGGCCCCGGTCGCCAGCGCCCGTCCTGTGCCGCCACCGGCCGATGCGTCGCCCTCCGCGGCCGTGCCCGCCGCGGACGATGCGCCGGTGCAGACCATCCAGACCATCAATGGCATGACCCTGATCGAGGATCCCAGCCTGCACAAGGACGATGCGGCGGCCGACGCCCTTGCCGGGCGTGGTCCTTCCAGCAGCGGCAACGATGACGACGGCGCGCCGGCGCCCGATGCGCTCCCCCCGCCGATTCTGTTCAAGTGCACCACCTACGACCGCGGGACTTACCTCACCGAGCAGGCCGAACCGCAGTCACGCTGCGCGCCGCTCAAGACGGTGGGCCTGGATGGCAACGCGTTTGCCGGTTCCGGCAAGGCGTGCGAGGTCATCCACGACGTGTGCGCGCGGGTGACCGACCAGGCACTGTGTCCGGCCTGGAAAAAGCGCCTGGGCGAGGCCGAGGTCGCCTGGCGCTATGCGCGGCCACAGGACCAGGCCAGCCGCAAGGCCGACTACGATCGGGTCCGCCGCATCGTGCAGGAAACCTGCAAGCCCTAG
- a CDS encoding DNA topoisomerase I: MPKHLLIVESPAKAKTINKYLGKDFTVLASYGHVRDLVPKEGAVDPDNGFAMRYDLIEKNEKHVDAIAKAAKSADDIFLATDPDREGEAISWHIAEILKERNLVGDKPMHRVVFTEITPRAIKEAMTKPRSIAGDLVDAQQARRALDYLVGFNLSPVLWRKVQRGLSAGRVQSPALRMIVEREEEIEAFIAREYWSIAAECAHPAQHFSAKLVKLDGQKFEQFTVTDGDTAEAARLRIQQAAQGALHVTDVASKERKRRPAPPFTTSTLQQEASRKLGFTTRKTMQVAQKLYEGVAIGDEGTVGLISYMRTDSVNLSQDALDEIRDVIARDYGTASLPDKPNTYQTKSKNAQEAHEAVRPTSALRTPAQVSKFLSDDERRLYELIWKRAVACQMIPATLNTVSVELAAGADHAFRASGTTVVVPGFLAVYEEGKDTKSAEDEDEGRKLPKMAPGDRIPLDRINAEQHFTQPPPRFTEAALVKALEEYGIGRPSTYASIIQTLIFRKYVEMEGRSFRPSDVGRAVSKFLSGHFTQYVDYDFTAKLEDDLDAVSRGEEDWIPLMEKFWGPFNKLVEEKKESVDRSEATGARELGTDPKTGKPVSVRLGRFGPYAAIGSTAEDAEEKPKFASLRPGQSMHTITLEQALELFLMPRALGEDKGEAVSVGIGRFGPFAKRGSTYASLKKEDDPYTIDLARAVFLIEEKEEIARNRIIKEFDGSDIQVLNGRFGPYISDGKLNGKIPKDREPASLTLDEVVKLLEETGKPVRKGFGAKKTAAKKTTAKADSAEKKPAAKKATKKAAKKTVKKAAAKKTAAKKTVSKKDAAQGPAPF, translated from the coding sequence ATGCCCAAGCACCTGCTCATCGTCGAGTCCCCGGCCAAGGCCAAGACGATCAACAAATACCTCGGCAAGGACTTCACCGTCCTGGCCTCGTACGGGCACGTGCGTGATCTGGTCCCCAAGGAAGGCGCCGTCGACCCGGACAACGGGTTCGCCATGCGCTACGACCTGATCGAGAAGAACGAGAAACACGTCGACGCCATCGCCAAGGCCGCCAAGTCCGCCGACGACATCTTCCTGGCCACCGACCCGGACCGCGAGGGCGAGGCGATCAGCTGGCACATCGCCGAGATCCTGAAAGAGCGCAACCTGGTCGGTGACAAGCCCATGCACCGGGTGGTGTTCACCGAGATCACGCCGCGCGCGATCAAGGAGGCCATGACCAAGCCGCGCAGCATTGCCGGCGACCTGGTCGATGCGCAGCAGGCGCGCCGCGCGCTGGATTACCTGGTGGGCTTCAATCTCTCGCCGGTGCTGTGGCGCAAGGTCCAGCGCGGCCTGTCCGCCGGCCGCGTGCAGAGCCCGGCCCTGCGCATGATCGTCGAGCGCGAGGAGGAGATCGAAGCCTTCATCGCCCGCGAATACTGGTCCATCGCCGCCGAGTGCGCGCATCCGGCGCAGCACTTCAGCGCCAAGCTGGTGAAGCTGGACGGGCAGAAGTTCGAGCAGTTCACCGTCACCGATGGCGACACCGCCGAGGCCGCGCGCCTGCGCATCCAGCAGGCCGCGCAGGGCGCGCTGCACGTCACCGACGTCGCCAGCAAGGAACGCAAGCGCCGCCCGGCCCCGCCGTTCACCACCTCCACCCTGCAGCAGGAAGCCTCGCGCAAGCTCGGCTTCACCACGCGCAAGACCATGCAGGTCGCGCAGAAGCTGTACGAAGGCGTGGCCATCGGCGACGAGGGCACGGTCGGCCTGATCAGCTACATGCGTACCGACTCGGTGAACCTGTCGCAGGACGCGCTGGACGAGATCCGCGACGTCATCGCCCGCGACTACGGCACCGCCTCGCTGCCGGACAAGCCCAACACCTACCAGACCAAGTCCAAGAACGCCCAGGAGGCGCACGAAGCCGTGCGTCCCACCTCGGCCTTGCGCACGCCGGCGCAGGTGAGCAAGTTCCTGTCCGACGACGAGCGCCGCCTGTACGAACTGATCTGGAAGCGCGCGGTGGCCTGCCAGATGATTCCGGCCACGCTCAACACCGTCAGCGTGGAGCTGGCCGCCGGCGCCGATCACGCCTTCCGCGCCAGCGGCACCACCGTGGTGGTCCCGGGCTTTTTGGCCGTGTACGAGGAAGGCAAGGACACCAAGAGCGCCGAGGACGAGGACGAAGGCCGCAAGCTACCCAAGATGGCGCCGGGCGACCGCATCCCGCTCGACCGGATCAACGCCGAGCAGCACTTCACCCAGCCGCCGCCGCGCTTCACCGAAGCGGCGCTGGTCAAGGCGCTGGAGGAATACGGCATCGGCCGTCCCTCCACCTACGCTTCGATCATCCAGACCCTGATCTTCCGCAAGTACGTGGAGATGGAAGGCCGCAGCTTCCGCCCCTCCGACGTGGGGCGTGCGGTCAGCAAGTTCCTGTCCGGGCACTTCACCCAGTACGTGGACTACGACTTCACCGCCAAGTTGGAGGACGACCTGGACGCGGTGTCCCGCGGCGAGGAGGACTGGATCCCGCTGATGGAGAAGTTCTGGGGCCCGTTCAACAAGCTGGTGGAAGAAAAGAAGGAGTCGGTCGACCGCTCCGAGGCCACCGGCGCCCGCGAGCTGGGCACCGATCCCAAGACCGGCAAGCCGGTCAGCGTGCGCCTGGGCCGTTTCGGGCCGTACGCAGCCATCGGCAGCACCGCCGAGGACGCCGAGGAGAAGCCCAAGTTCGCCTCGCTGCGCCCAGGCCAGTCGATGCACACCATCACTCTGGAGCAGGCGCTGGAGCTGTTCCTGATGCCGCGCGCGTTGGGCGAGGACAAGGGCGAGGCGGTCAGCGTGGGCATCGGCCGCTTCGGCCCGTTCGCCAAGCGCGGCAGCACCTATGCCTCGCTGAAGAAGGAAGACGACCCCTACACGATCGACCTGGCCCGCGCGGTGTTCCTGATCGAAGAGAAGGAAGAGATCGCGCGCAACCGGATCATCAAGGAATTCGACGGCAGCGACATCCAGGTGCTCAACGGCCGCTTCGGCCCGTACATCTCCGACGGCAAGCTCAACGGCAAGATCCCCAAGGACCGCGAGCCGGCCTCGCTGACCCTGGACGAAGTGGTCAAGCTGCTGGAAGAGACCGGCAAGCCGGTGCGCAAGGGTTTCGGCGCCAAAAAGACTGCGGCCAAGAAGACGACCGCCAAGGCCGATTCGGCCGAGAAGAAGCCGGCGGCGAAGAAGGCGACCAAGAAAGCCGCCAAGAAGACGGTGAAAAAGGCGGCCGCCAAGAAGACCGCAGCCAAGAAGACGGTCTCCAAGAAGGACGCCGCCCAAGGCCCGGCGCCGTTCTAA